GCTGACGGTGTAGTTACCGGCTGAAGTATATGTGTGCAAGGGGTTCTGATCAGTGGCGTTGGTACCGTCACCAAAGTCCCAGAGCCAGGATATTGGAGAACCTGTGGATTGATCCGTGAAATTAACAGTAAGAGGGACAGTACCACTCGTTACATCTGCAGTGAAAGCAGCAACTGGTTCAGATTCTGTAGGCGTAGATGATTCCGATACAGTGATATAATCAGTCTTTACCTCAGTATTGCTCCCACCTGCACTTGTAGTAACCGTGAGATTTACAGTGTATGTTCCAGGTGAGGCATATGTGTGTGAAGGGTTCTGCTCTGTACTGTCGATAGAATCATCGTTATCAAAGTCCCAGGCCCAGGCAGTTATGCCTTCTCCACTTGACTCATCAGTAAACTGGACAGTCAGAGGAGCATCACCGGAAGTAGGAGTTGCAGTGAAGTCGGCAACAGGCAGAATTGAAGAACTCTGGACCTTAACACTTGACGCTTCGGAAATGGCATCTATATGACTGCCTGAGTCATCATCCAGGCGTTTGAAAGTGAGGGAAATGTCACTTTCTCCCGGGGCTTCAGCCACAAAAGTGACATTTGCCAGAAGGACATCTTCATCGCCCGGCTGGATGTTGGAGTTATCTACTGCCCTCAGATTAACATAAGAGGCAGGCATACTGGAGTTTTCGGAAATGGCAGCCCAGGAAGGAAATTCCACATTCGTGAACTTTCCAACAGCCGGGTTATCGAGGGTGAGGTTAAGGTCATAGCCTGAAAGACCTCCTGGGAATTTATCCGCCCTGATCTCAAAGATTTGAGATGCGCCCAAAGAAAGAGTAGATTCTGCGGGGAGAATCGAAACAATCGGATTGTCCGAGTTCCCTGCGGTCTTCCCTACAGTTAGTTTTGCTTCCAGGATAGTGACAGAAATCGTATTTTCGGAATCATCATCAAACCGGTTAACGAATACAGTGAGATTTGCTTTCCCAGAAGCAAGGGATTCTACAGTCACCTTGCCTAAAAAGACATCTGAAGCTCCTGCATTTACCTTTTCTGTCAGATCAACGGCTTTGATCTGGACAGAACCCGCCGGAAGACTTGAACTATTATTCAAACTTGACCAGGAAGGGAACTCCACTCCCGTTATCCGGGCAACCGAAGGGTCGCTTATGCTGAGAGTCAGGTTGTATCCCGAAAGCCCGGAAGGTGCCTGGTCAAGATAAAGGTTCAGACTTTCTACGGAGCCAATATCTGAAAAGACAGATTCCTGGGGCACAAAATAGAGTTCTTCACAGGCAGCCACACTCACTCCAAGGCTGAACAGGAGCAGAAGAACTGCAAAGCTTCCCAGTAAGTGTCCTGTAAACTTTTTCCCTGTTACTGTAAACTTTTTTCTTGTTAGTTTCATGGTAAACCTTTCCATAAAAAGTTCATTTATTTTCTTCTCATTTTGCTCGATTTCGGGTGAATTACCGTAAATATAATGAAGACTGATATCGAATAGATGAATCCGAACCCTGGAAGGGTACTTTTTCCGGCATCTATGCCTTTGGTATTTCCACTTTCATCTGCTTCTTCTCCAGAATTTACGGAATTCTCCGGTTTTTTAGAAGTTTCGGAACTTGAGATTTCGACATCATTTCCTAAAGAGGAGTTTTCATCAGCGGAGCTTTTCATTTCCTCTGTGGTTTTGTTTCCGATTTTTTTGTTCTCGGTTTCTTGCATTACGGAAATGGAGCTGTTGTCAGATTGTCCCCCAGAATCCGAAGTCTTAGAACCATCGCCGGCAGATGCGTTTTCTCCTACCTCAACGGTTTGTTCTTCCGAATATTCCGCTCCATCGAGCATGATTGTGTTTTCTAAGTCGTCATCCATTCTGGATACCGTGACGGTGATTCCGGTAGAGCCGCCTTTGAGTCCTTTCAAGGTGAGGACTGCAAGTTCCGCATCGTTAGCCCCTTTTCCTATGGCTTCCTGGAGGTCTACTGCTTTCAACCGTACAGAAGAGGCCGGAAGTTCAGATACATCTGTCAAGGTCGCCCACTCAGGGAAGCTAACGGCCTGTATTTCAGCAACATCCGGGCTATCCAGTTCCACAGTCAGGTTGTATCCTGAAAGCCCGTCAGGCAGGTTATCCACACTCAGAAACAGTTCACAGCTTTCACCGGCTCCCAGGGAGATTTCACCTGACGGCTCGGTTATAAGTAATGGAGAGGCCCCAGCAAGCCCTGTGCAGGTCCAGGCCGAAAAAAAGACCGCAAAGGCTAAGAGTATCGATATAAAAATTTCGGATTTTTCGGGCAACGGATCACCTCATAAAAAGTTTTTCAAAAGGGAGAAAAGGAAAAACGGAGAGAACATAAGCAAGTTTTCTCTATTTTCCCTTCGTTTTTTCTTCCTTTTTTCTTTCCTTTTTCTCCTTAATCAGATCATTGCAAACATACGCGCTACATCATCAAAATCGATCCTGCCATTTCCGTTGAGGTCGAAGTACTCCACCGGCATGTTTTCCTCTATCCAGTCCATGTTGTGGAAGTACGCCACTATATCTACGAAGCTGAACTCCCCGTTTCCGGTGAGGTCTTCATAGAACCCGTCTCCGTCAAGGTCCTGAGGGGCATATTCCTGATCCGGCAGGGGAGACAGAAGGGTCACTTCAATTCTTCCTGTTAAAAATGCCGGCTCTATGATGTTTCCTGAATCGTCATCCAGACGTTTAACCCCTATCGAAAGGTTCGCAGATCCTTTCTTCTTTCCGGAAACAGTTAGGGTGGCGAGCACAACATCTGTTGCTCCTGCCTTAACAGTATCTTCCCCGTCAACAGTCTTCAGGTAGATAGAAGTCCCTGGCAGAGAAGAATTCTCAGTAATCAGACCCCAGGAAGGATACTCTATATCAACTATCTCGGCAACAGTCGGGTCGTCAATAGCAACGGTAAGGTTGTAGCCTGAAAGACCTTCTGGGAAATTACTGGCAACGACATTTATCTCAATAGATTCGTTTTCTGAGACAGAGGAGTTTTCCGGGTCAAAATAGAGAGTAACAGTTGACCCGGAAGCTCCGGAAACTTCTATGTAATCCGATTTTAACTCGAAGTCCTTCCCAGCAGCATTTTCCACAGTCAGGTTTACAGTGTAATTTCCGGCTGCATTATAGGTATGCGAGGGATTCTGATCGGTAGCACTGGTACCGTCACCGAAGTCCCAGAACCACGAGGTAGGTGTGCCTGTAGACTGGTCCGTGAAATTGACAGTGAGAGGGGCAGTACCGCCAGTTACATCAGCAGTGAAAGCAGCAACGGGTTCAGGTTCTACAGGTGCAGAAGATACAGTGATGTAATCAGTTTTCACCTCGGAATCGCTTCCTCCAGCATTTGAAACCATAAGACTAACTGTGTAGTTACCGGCCGATTCATATGTACACGAGGGATTCTGCTCAGTTGAGTCCACAGTGCCGTCATTATTAAAGTCCCAGGAGTAGGAAGAGACTGAACCAGTTGACGCATCGGTGAACTGAACCGTGAGCGGAGCATCGCCAGAAGTGGGTACTGCAGTAAAGTCTGCAACCGGTGCAGTCTCTAGGTATTCAGCCATGAGAATTGTATTCATAGCATACATGCTGTCGCCAGAGGAGCCATTCAGGTAACTCAGTAGGCGTGCGGTATCAGTGCCATCATGAATGGCTCCGGTCACATCGTAAGAAGAGAAACCCATCTGCGGATTTGATAGATAATCACTCCAGAAACCTGGGTACTCCTGGTTGTTGAAATAGAATTTACTCTTTCCAACATCGCTTGCACTGGCCAGGATGGCTATTGCAGTAGCTTTCGAAACACCCGAGGCATTCACACCGCTGAAAGACGCATAAGCTGTGGCCTCGTCGCTGGTTACTGCATAGCTATTCCCTGCTGCGAGAATATCGAACTCATCGTTGATCCAGATCTTTCCCGTTTTTCCTGCAGGGTCGTGGTAGACAACGACCATGTACGCTCCCCACATAGCATAATCATTGCTAGCCTCAGGGGTGATGGTAATACTGTTTCCTGAGGAGTTAAACAGTGACGTTACGTTGTAGACATAAAGCCCATATGGGTAATTGTACATGCCATAACTCTTTTGATCCTTGTAGGTGGCAATCGGAGTTACGGTATTGCTGTTGAACGACATTGTAAATGCCGGGTCAGTTCCCATCTTATTGTAGCTGTACGCCTGGTAGAGCCGAGCGCTTACAACCGTTGTTCCTGCAGGGATTGGCAGGTTCGTTGATGACCATGTATATGTTTTGGCAGTCCAGTTTGCTGAATTATATGCCGTGTTTCCGGCTGAGTAAACAATCCCATGCCTTCCTTCAAACGTAGCCTGCGTTGTTATATCGTTCCCACCGGTGTACCTCTTGCCCTTGTACCCATTATTGACAACAGTTTTTGTGAGGGTCATTGAGTTGTTAGTTTCATCGAACTCGGAAACCTCATTATTAGAGTCTGCAGTGACCGTAATCTCCACGCTGTCTCCTAAGGTTCTAAGAGCAGAGTCCGTTATTGTAAGTGTAGTATTTGCTCCAACTGCAAGACCGCCAGTAGCTACATTTGTATCGACACCATTAATGGTGAATTTGACCGTAAAGTTTCCAGAATCAGCCGCACCTATATTCGTAACAGTTGCCGCTATGGTATTTGTCTCATTTGCAAAAATCTCGCCAACATTCGGGGCGATTGCTGAAACAATGAGATCAGACTTCGAAGACCCATTGACAACAATGTATCCTGTCTTTACTTCAGAATCACTTCCACCTGATCCAGTAACTGTAAGGTTGACAGTATATGTTCCAGGTTCGCTGTAAGTATACGAAGGACTCTGTACGTTACTGTCTACAATTCCATCATTATCAAAGTCCCAGGCATATGAGGATACAGTACCAGTTGAAGCGTCAGTGAACTGAACATCAAGAGGGACCGTTCCGCTGGTCGGGTCTGCAGTGAAATTTGCTACCGGTGCAGATTCCTGTTCTGCCTGGTATTCAACAACAAGTATCTGCTGGAGTGCGTCCATGCCTCCGCTAGTTGTGCTCTGGATGCCGAACTCGTTCACTGTTTCAGTGATATAGTTTGTTGCATTAAAGACCAAGGGACTTGCAGTGTTGGAACTTCCCATCCATGCATTGGTTGCCACGGTATTTCCGTTGAAAAGCAGGTTTCCTTCATCGGGTCCTGCACTTCCTGCAAAACTGTACAGCATAGCGTTCACGACATTAGTCTTGTCAATAGTCATGCCGGTGAAAGGAACGTATGCAATAGCCTCTTCTGGAGTGGTCCCATAACTGGACTCAGATAACCCAAGCTCATCGCACTCTTCGTTAATGAAGATCTGCTTCCTGGTTTCATTAGAGTTCCTGTAGACCACGACAAGAGTGCTGGGATACAGTGCGACTTTGCCGTAAAGGTCATTATTTCCATCGTAGGGAACCGTAACAAGGCTGTTTTCGGATGAGCTAAACTTGTCGGTTACATCGTAGACACAGAGCCCATATTCATAGTCAGCGTACCCGCCAAAATTACTCCAATCCCTGTAGAGAATTCCGTTTCCTGTTGAGAGGTTTCCGTTCTCTATTATGTTCCCGTTGAAGTTAATGTTCAGCCACGGATACCCACCGGGTGTCTGGTCCCAGTTGTAGGCGAAATAAAGGAGGGCCTTTTCTATAGTTGAACCAGCAGGAATCGGAAGGTCGCTTGCACTCCATGTTTCGGTCCTGCCGGAACCCCAGCCTCCAACTCCTTTATAGGCAGATTCAGGCTGTGTGGAATACAAAAGGTTACCATGGAGATCAAAGGTATTTTTAGTAGTGATATTGCTCCCGCCTTCCCAGTAGATGCCTTTGCCCTTATACCCGTTGTATTTGACCAGTTTCGCCGCACTGCTCTTGTTGTTGTTGGCCTCGTTGGTTTCAGGGATAAGGTTATCCGGATCAACGCGTGCTGTGTAGGTCACCGTGTCGCCTTCAAGATTGCGTATGGTCGGGTCGATCAGGGTTACAGTGGTCTGTGCCCCGCTCCCGAGAGACGCGATGGTTGTCGTGTTTGCGGGAACCGTACCATTGGAAACGTCGCTTGCATACAGGGCGACCTGGATATTGGTGGCGGTTTCAGGCCCGCTGTTTTTGATATTGGTGATCTTCACCGAGTTTTGTTCCCTGGAAAAGACCGCACTGGCAGGTACAGGGTTCACAATGCTGGCGATGGTGAGGTCAACCTGGGGCGTCTGTTCGATTTGACTTTTTACCACAAGGAAAGCGAGCGGGATCTTGTAGAATGCTGCAGTGCCGGTACCTGGCAGGTATCTAGCATAGGCAAACATGACACTGCTGCTGCCGGAGACAGAAGAGGTCACGTCCCATGAATCAATCCCTGAGTAGTCACCCTGCGCATCTGCGACCCTATCAAGCCCTATGTTTGTAAATGACCCGGTCTTTGCAGATGCATCGAAGTTATTATCTGATGTTGGGAAACCGTAGTAGCCATTGTTACTTGCCATGTAATCAGCGGTGAGCTTGGCCGATGTGATGCCGGAAAGCCCGCTGGTGTCAAATGTGGTTGTTCCAACGGCAACTTCACCCAGGTTATCCTCAGTATAGTAAGTGCAGGCGTCATGCCCCTCATTCACCCAGTAAGTTGTCTGGGTTGTGGAGGCGGGGTCGTCGTATGCAACAACCAGCGTCACTACCTTTATCCGGCCATCATAGGAACCCGTGGAGTCAACTTTCACCTTGATAGTATCCTCCCCAGCCTGGACCAGGTTAGTAACATCGTACCAGCTCAGGTAGTCACTTGTCACTCGGTTGGTATGGTCATTGAGCATCAGATAAGGTTCCCCGGTGCCGTGCCCTGCAAACTCGCTGTTGTCATTGCCGCCATCGCCATAGTCCCCACCCTGAAGGTAGATGAAGGGCTGTCCTTCGTCAGTTTCTGTCCAGGTGTTGTCCCAGGTCCCGTCGTTATCCCAGTCAACACTGGTGGTGTAGGTGATTTTCTTTGCATCCTGCATATGGCCGCAGTAGCTGGAGACATAGAGCCGGGCCCATTTTACCCGTCCGGATTCCGCCACAGCAGCTGCCGGCAGGGTAAACGTCCTGTCTACAGCATTAGAAAATCCTGTTGACGGAGGGTTTCCGGAGATATAAAGGTCGCCGGTCACTGTCCCAGTCTGAACTGTAGTCAATGGGAGACCACCGACCCAGTCATCTGCAGCTCCTATGCCTGTAAACAGGACAAAGCATAGAACTGCTGAGATCCATAAAAATGAAGGTTTCCTGTTCGTAAATTTTCCTCCTGTACCGTATTAGAGAAAGAGTTCCAGAGGTGTGTAACAGTCCCTATCAAAGAAGTAACAGTAATCCAACCAGAAATCAACCTGTTTCAAAAAATAATACCAAATTTTTGTCATTGTGATTTTAAGAATCTTGTAATGTATTTTCAACAAGATAGCATTAAATTATTCCTTTATCTTATAGAACCCTCTTTGACAGATTGCCTTCTCAAAAATGCTCTACAACTTCTTCCCATTTATGCTTAAATATTATTACTAATTAATATTTTATTAACAACATTTCAGATATATCAATCTTTCTAAATGTGTCTTAAAGATACAAAAGTTCATATTTGTATATACGACAAATGGCAATTTTAGTGCATTTAAGTCCTTTTTACTCAATCTGTTACTCTAAAAATTTAGAAAAATTTCATTTTTCAGCAATCGTTTATTGGTTCATTTGTTTCATTATTAAGCAAGGGATTAGTTTAATAATTATTAATATTATTAATTTAAGTAATAACATTAAACTACCATTGCATAAGGAAATTTGGCTTAAAAAGTAAAAATAATAAGTAAAAAATAGCTATTAAGCTCATCTAGAACTGAAAATCTGACAATATGATACACCGTTGATCTATTCAAAAAAAAGTAGTTACAACTCTCTTTACAATTTCCTTCCCATCCAAAATATGTCTTCCCCCAGTAAGTAATGTATATCTTGAATTTAATAATATTTAATATTCCTAAAGAAAAACAATATTAAATATAAAAATTCTTATGCCTTTATTTAAAAAATAAAAAGAAACAGCCTTATTAGGCTGCTTCTGCCCAGAAAATGAGACTTCCCTGGAATTGCCCTGTAGACGAGTAGTTTAACGGTAGATCAAGCTGAGCTTCGGAGGTTACCGAATTTTTTGCAGCTATGATCTTACTGTAGCTGGACCAGATGCTTTGATCAAGCAAGAGCCCAGTTTTGAAAGGACCGTTTTCCTGGTCATCCACTTCGGCAGTAACCTTTATACTGGTGCCTCCGTTATTCTGGAGAGTAAGGGGCAAAGACTCACTCGGCGTTCCCGGAGAGACTATTCCGAAATCGACCGAATTCGGAGAGACAGTCAGGGAAATTGCAGGAATGATTTTCACTTTAAGTGATACCGTTGAAGAGGAACCTGAGCCCGAAGAAGCTACTTTCGCCTGCTGGATAATCTCTGCGTCCGTGCAGCCATCTTTGCTGGCCGTTGCAGTAATTGTTCCTTCACAGCTTGCATTTACCGCAAGTACAACCGTTCCGTTCGCATCAGTTGTTCCCGAACCTGTAGCACAACCGCTCAGATTTACAAATGCTCCTTCAACAGGGAAATCGTCACTTGTTACAGTATACGTAACATCGGTTTCCTCTTCCACAGTCACATTAAGGGTACTTGCAGAGAGAGAAAGGGCAGGGGTGACAGGCGTTTCATTTTCAGACACCGCCTGCTGGATAAGCTCTGCGTCCGTGTAGCCGTCTTTGCTAGCCTCTGCAGTAATAGCTCCTTTAGAGCTTGCATTTACCGCAAGTACAACAGTTCCGTCCGCATCAGTTGTCCCCGAACCTGTAGCACAACCGCTCAAGTTAACAAGTGCCCCTTCAACAGGGGAATCGTCACTTGTTACGGTATACGTAACATCGGTTTCCTCTCCCACAGTCACATTAAGGGTGCTTGCAGAGAGAGAAAGTGCAGGAGTGACAGAAGTTCTATCCTTAACAACAATATATTCGGTCTTCACCTCAGAATCACTGCCTTCAGATCCGTTTACAGTTAAGTTGACAGAGTAATTACCCGCAGTTTCATAGATATACGATGGGTTCTTTTCCTCGCTGTCGATAGTGCCGTCATTATTAAAGTCCCAGGCATAGGAAGAGATAGTACCGGCAGATTTATCGGTGAACTGGACAGTCAGTGGAGCATCTCCAGAGGTAGGAGTTGCCAAAAAGTCAGCCACTGGCGTAGCAGATGCAGATCCCTCATATTCAATAACAAGTATCTGCTGGAGTGCGTCCATGCCTCCGCTAGTCGTGCTCTGGACTCCCGCCTCGTTTCCGGTTTCATTGATGTAGTCTGTAACATCAAAGACTAAGGGGCTTCCTGAATTGGAACTTCCCATCCATGCATTGGTTGCCACGATGTTTCCGTTGAAAAGCAAGTTTCCTTCATCGGGTCCTGCACTTCCGGCAAAACTGTACAGCACAGCATTTGTGACCTTATCCACGTCAATGGACATGTCGGTGAAAGGAGCGTATGCAGTAGCCTCTTCAGGAGTGGTCCCATAATTGGATTCAGACAAACCAAGCTCGTCGCATTCTTCATTAATGAAGATCTGCTTCCGGGTTTCATTAGCGTTTTCGTAGACCACTACAAGGGTGCTGGGATACAGTGCGTTTTTGTTTTCACCAACAGATGTCATGACAAGGTTGTTTCCTGAAGAGCTAAACTTATCGGTTACATCGTAGACATAGAGCCCGTATTCATAGTCAGCGTACCCGCCAAAATTGCTCCAGTCCCTGTAGAGGGTTCCGTTTCCTGTTGAGATGTTGCCGTTATCAAGGGTGTTCCCATTGAAGTTAATGTTCAGCCACGGATATCCGCCGGGCGTCTGGTCCCAGTTGTAGGCGACATAAAGGAAGGCCTTTTCTATTGTGGAGCCACTCGGGACCGGAAGGTCGCTTGCACTCCAGCTTTCTGTCCGGGTCTCCCAGCCGACAGATTGGTAAGCAGAATCAGGCTGTGTGGAGTACAAAAGGTTCCCCTGGAGGTCATACGTATGTTGGGTAGTGATATTGCTTCCGCCTTCCCAGTAGATACCTTTGCCTTTATAGCCGTTGTATCTGACCTCTTTGGCTGCACTGCTCTTGTTGTTGTTGGTCTCGTCGGTTTCAGCGATAAGGTTGTCAGGGTCAACGACAGCAGTGTAGGTAACAGTACCGCCTTCAAGGTTGCGGATAGTAGGGTCGATCAGGGTTACTGTGGCCGTCTCTTCGCTTGCAAGGGATGCAATCGTTGTCGTGTTTACTGGAACCGTTCCACTGGATACGTCGCTTGCATACAGGGCGATTGAAATGTTGGTAAGGGTGGCAGTTCCGGTGTTCTTGACATTGTTAACTTTCACAGTATTTGCTTCCCTGGCAAAGATCGCAGAAGCAGGAACGGTGTTGACGAGCCCTGAGATGGTGAGGTCGTTCGTCGTCACCTGAGTCGCTTGAGTTACGGTTATGTAGTTTGTCTTCACCTCGAAGTCGCTTCCATCTGCGTTCGTGACTGTGAGGTTGACAGAGTAGGTTCCTGCAGCCCCATAGGTATACAGGGGATTTTGCTGAGTGCTGTCGACAGTCCCGTCATTATCAAAGTCCCAGGCATAGGAAGAAACAGTCCCTGTTGATGCATCGGTAAACTGGACCTCAAGGGGAGCAGTGCCGCTTGTTACACTTGCCAAAAAGTCTGCCACAGGCGGCTGGGAAACCGTTTCAATCGGGCTTTTTACCACAAGGAAAGCGAGCGGGATCTTGTAGAATGCTGCAGTGCCGGTACCTGGCAGGTATCTAGCATAGGCAAACATGACACTGCTGCTGCCGGAGACAGAAGAGGTCACGTCCCATGAATCAATCCCTGAGTAGTCACCCTGCGCATCTGCGACCCTATCAAGCCCTATGTTTGTAAATGACCCGGTCTTTGCAGATGCATCGAAGTTATTATCTGATGTTGGGAAACCGTAGTAGCCATTGTTACTTGCCATGTAATCAGCGGTGAGCTTGGCCGATGTGATGCCGGAAAGCCCGCTGGTGTCAAATGTGGTTGTTCCAACGGCAACTTCACCCAGGTTATCCTCAGTATAGTAAGTGCAGGCGTCATGCCCCTCATTCACCCAGTAAGTTGTCTGGGTTGTGGAGGCGGGGTCGTCGTATGCAACAACCAGCGTCACTACCTTTATCCGGCCATCATAGGAACCCGTGGAGTCAACTTTCACCTTGATAGTATCCTCCCCAGCCTGGACCAGGTTAGTAACATCGTACCAGCTCAGGTAGTCACTTGTCACCCGGTTGGTATGGTCATTGAGCATCAGATAAGGTTCCCCGGTGCCGTGCCCTGCAAACTCGCTGTTGTCATTGCCGCCATCGCCATAGTCCCCACCCTGAAGGTAGATGAAGGGCTGTCCTTCGTCAGTTTCTGTCCAGGTGTTGTCCCAGGTCCCGTCGTTATCCCAGTCAACACTGGTGGTGTAGGTGATTTTCTTTGCATCCTGCATATGGCCGCAGTAGCTGGAGACATAGAGCCGGGCCCATTTTACCCGTCCGGATTCCGCCACAGCAGCTGCCGGCAGGGTAAACGTCCTGTCTACAGCATTAGAAAATCCTGTTGACGGAGGGTTTCCGGAGATATAAAGGTCACCGGTCACTGTCCCAGTCTGAATTGTAGTCAATGGGATACCACCGACCCAGTCATCTGCAGCTGCGGCGCCTGTAAACAGAGTAAGGCAGACTCCACTGCTCAAAATCAGAGTTAACAATATAAAAATTAATTTCTTGTTCGTAAATTTTCCTCCTGTACGTCCTGGAGAAAAAAATTCCAGAGCTATGTACACAACAGTTCCTACTAGGGAAGTAACAGAAACCCAATAGTTTTCAAAAAAAAATTGTTTCAATTATGAGCTGGAAAAATACTCATAGTTAATTTTTAAGCCAGGTAGCGCTGGATTATTCCCTTTTCTGATAGGATTACCTTTTGCAGATTACATCTAGAATTATTTTCTCCATAACTTCTTCCCAATTTAGGTCTAATTATTAATACTAATAATCATTTTATTAACAAATTTTCAGATATATTAATCTTTCTAAATGCTTTTTGAATGGATAAAAATTATCATTTATGAGGATTAAGTAGCAATTTAGCAGTGTTCAAAGCTTTAAACTTAATTCGGAAATCATTCGGAACATATCTTTTTTGAATAATTATTCACGCCGGAAAATACTCACATTTTTTAAATACGATAGTCTATTTTCAACACAATTGCTGCGAAAAATTTGGAAAAAACATGCACTCTCTATATTTGATGGCTAATATGACTATTTATTAAACCAATTATCAAGTCATTTGCATAATTATTATTAATATTTTAAAATAAAATAGCAATATTTAGCAATAAAATAATTATTAGAAATTAACTTAAAAGAATTACTATTAAAAAATTAATCATAAATAACCATGAATTCAATATAAAATCTTTTGGGTTTTAAGAATAACAACTCCTTATAAGGCCAGAAAAAAACAAACATTTTTCTTAAGAATGAGGATCCCTAATAATTTTTAGATTCCAACCTTTCTTACGAATCCCTGTTTCCTCAGGATACAGGCATGAAAATTACCCTAAAAAAACAAAGCTTTTTCTGGTTAGGATTATAACTTCTTTCTGATTCTCACGATATCCCAAATAGAAAATTATAAAAAGCAGCCTTGTCAGGCTGCTTCTGCCCAGAAAAGAAGGCTTCCCCGGAATTGACCTGTCGACGGGTAGTTTGCCGGAAGGGCAAGCTGAGCTTCGGAGGTTACCGAACTTTCTGCAGCTATGACCTTACTGTAGCTGGACCAGATGCTGTTATCAAGCAGAAGCCCAGTTTCGAAAGGACCGGCCTCCTGGTCATCCACTTCAGCGGTCACTTTCATACTGGTGTCTCCATTATTCTGGAGAGTCAGGGGCAAGGACTCACTCGGTGTCCCCAGGG
The genomic region above belongs to Methanosarcina horonobensis HB-1 = JCM 15518 and contains:
- a CDS encoding PKD domain-containing protein, with product MKLTRKKFTVTGKKFTGHLLGSFAVLLLLFSLGVSVAACEELYFVPQESVFSDIGSVESLNLYLDQAPSGLSGYNLTLSISDPSVARITGVEFPSWSSLNNSSSLPAGSVQIKAVDLTEKVNAGASDVFLGKVTVESLASGKANLTVFVNRFDDDSENTISVTILEAKLTVGKTAGNSDNPIVSILPAESTLSLGASQIFEIRADKFPGGLSGYDLNLTLDNPAVGKFTNVEFPSWAAISENSSMPASYVNLRAVDNSNIQPGDEDVLLANVTFVAEAPGESDISLTFKRLDDDSGSHIDAISEASSVKVQSSSILPVADFTATPTSGDAPLTVQFTDESSGEGITAWAWDFDNDDSIDSTEQNPSHTYASPGTYTVNLTVTTSAGGSNTEVKTDYITVSESSTPTESEPVAAFTADVTSGTVPLTVNFTDQSTGSPISWLWDFGDGTNATDQNPLHTYTSAGNYTVSLTVTNASGSDSEVKVGYIVVSELVPEAPVAAFTAIPTSGTAPLTVNFTDESTGSVSSYAWDFNNDGIVDSTEQNPSHTYATVGNYTVNLTVTGANGSDSEVKTDYITVTGSSTQEEYPDLVVSALTPPSKITANTSCNIGATINNTGVGYAGAFNMTLSVNGTVVDTQTVSGLASGSSEKVSFWWTPVESGDYSIAVYVDSEDAITESDETNNALEDYVTVTESSGNQGNGSSATVSLTVKIVPVVSIEVCPSALDFGELSPGKTSEPQNLSIKNKGTCDVNVTAKVDDSSTEETIFSHGLLLDSQIWDKYLKVIGKNSQENAAVSLQVPSDYAETGTKTGKIIFWAEAA
- a CDS encoding DUF3344 domain-containing protein; translated protein: MSAVLCFVLFTGIGAADDWVGGLPLTTVQTGTVTGDLYISGNPPSTGFSNAVDRTFTLPAAAVAESGRVKWARLYVSSYCGHMQDAKKITYTTSVDWDNDGTWDNTWTETDEGQPFIYLQGGDYGDGGNDNSEFAGHGTGEPYLMLNDHTNRVTSDYLSWYDVTNLVQAGEDTIKVKVDSTGSYDGRIKVVTLVVAYDDPASTTQTTYWVNEGHDACTYYTEDNLGEVAVGTTTFDTSGLSGITSAKLTADYMASNNGYYGFPTSDNNFDASAKTGSFTNIGLDRVADAQGDYSGIDSWDVTSSVSGSSSVMFAYARYLPGTGTAAFYKIPLAFLVVKSQIEQTPQVDLTIASIVNPVPASAVFSREQNSVKITNIKNSGPETATNIQVALYASDVSNGTVPANTTTIASLGSGAQTTVTLIDPTIRNLEGDTVTYTARVDPDNLIPETNEANNNKSSAAKLVKYNGYKGKGIYWEGGSNITTKNTFDLHGNLLYSTQPESAYKGVGGWGSGRTETWSASDLPIPAGSTIEKALLYFAYNWDQTPGGYPWLNINFNGNIIENGNLSTGNGILYRDWSNFGGYADYEYGLCVYDVTDKFSSSENSLVTVPYDGNNDLYGKVALYPSTLVVVYRNSNETRKQIFINEECDELGLSESSYGTTPEEAIAYVPFTGMTIDKTNVVNAMLYSFAGSAGPDEGNLLFNGNTVATNAWMGSSNTASPLVFNATNYITETVNEFGIQSTTSGGMDALQQILVVEYQAEQESAPVANFTADPTSGTVPLDVQFTDASTGTVSSYAWDFDNDGIVDSNVQSPSYTYSEPGTYTVNLTVTGSGGSDSEVKTGYIVVNGSSKSDLIVSAIAPNVGEIFANETNTIAATVTNIGAADSGNFTVKFTINGVDTNVATGGLAVGANTTLTITDSALRTLGDSVEITVTADSNNEVSEFDETNNSMTLTKTVVNNGYKGKRYTGGNDITTQATFEGRHGIVYSAGNTAYNSANWTAKTYTWSSTNLPIPAGTTVVSARLYQAYSYNKMGTDPAFTMSFNSNTVTPIATYKDQKSYGMYNYPYGLYVYNVTSLFNSSGNSITITPEASNDYAMWGAYMVVVYHDPAGKTGKIWINDEFDILAAGNSYAVTSDEATAYASFSGVNASGVSKATAIAILASASDVGKSKFYFNNQEYPGFWSDYLSNPQMGFSSYDVTGAIHDGTDTARLLSYLNGSSGDSMYAMNTILMAEYLETAPVADFTAVPTSGDAPLTVQFTDASTGSVSSYSWDFNNDGTVDSTEQNPSCTYESAGNYTVSLMVSNAGGSDSEVKTDYITVSSAPVEPEPVAAFTADVTGGTAPLTVNFTDQSTGTPTSWFWDFGDGTSATDQNPSHTYNAAGNYTVNLTVENAAGKDFELKSDYIEVSGASGSTVTLYFDPENSSVSENESIEINVVASNFPEGLSGYNLTVAIDDPTVAEIVDIEYPSWGLITENSSLPGTSIYLKTVDGEDTVKAGATDVVLATLTVSGKKKGSANLSIGVKRLDDDSGNIIEPAFLTGRIEVTLLSPLPDQEYAPQDLDGDGFYEDLTGNGEFSFVDIVAYFHNMDWIEENMPVEYFDLNGNGRIDFDDVARMFAMI